One Miscanthus floridulus cultivar M001 chromosome 11, ASM1932011v1, whole genome shotgun sequence DNA window includes the following coding sequences:
- the LOC136491659 gene encoding uncharacterized protein: MASNYRIEHINFYVADFDTAYHAILGRLALAKFMAMPHYAYLVLKMPSPGGVLVLWANLTIAYVCETESLALAEATDRSIQIASVVTEAKMVPTKDMEILELEPPRASAKSKEVKEVSLGLDDPSRTVKIGAHLDPK; this comes from the coding sequence atggcaagcaactaccgcatcgaacatatcaacttctacgttgcTGACTTTGataccgcctaccacgccatacttggtcggctagctctggccaagttcatggccatgccaCACTACGCCTATCttgtgctgaagatgccttcgcctggtGGAGTCTTGGTCCTGTGGGCCAACCTCACCATCGCCTACgtttgcgagacagagagtctcgccctcgccgaagctacCGACCGCTCCATCCAGAtagctagcgtggtcaccgaagccaagatggtGCCTACTaaagacatggagatcctagagctagagcctccccgtgcctccgccaagtcaaaggaagtcaaggaggtcagcctcggcctcgatgatccCTCCaggaccgtgaagattggggctcaccttgaccccaaatag